The following are encoded together in the Pan troglodytes isolate AG18354 chromosome 6, NHGRI_mPanTro3-v2.0_pri, whole genome shotgun sequence genome:
- the TMBIM7P gene encoding uncharacterized protein TMBIM7P isoform X2, with translation MGNSCNHSGDASTHFVCSTNKMGFYLAKWSTVRFLLRAFNLWNYLNLRAIILAASIICWTRNCALLTLLGDRCAAHAGRAPPLFPGP, from the exons ATGGGCAACAGCTGCAACCACTCTGGTGACGCTAGCACTCACTTTGTTTGCTCTACAAACAAAA TGGGATTTTACCTGGCTAAATGGAGCACTGTTCGTTTTCTGCTTCGTGCTTTTAATCTATGGAATTACCTTAATCTTCGTGCGATCATAT TGGCTGCATCTATTATATGCTGGACTCGGAACTGTGCTCTTCTCACTC TACTTGGTGATCGATGTGCAGCTCATGCTGGGAGGGCACCGCCATTATTCCCTGGACCCTGA